From Camelus ferus isolate YT-003-E chromosome 18, BCGSAC_Cfer_1.0, whole genome shotgun sequence, one genomic window encodes:
- the ATXN2L gene encoding ataxin-2-like protein isoform X10, giving the protein MLKPQPPQQTSQPQQPPPTQQAVARRPPGGTSPPNGGLPGPLASTSAPPGPPAAASPCLGPAAAAGSGLRRGAEGILAPQPPPQQQQHQERTGAAAIGSARGQSTGKGPPQSPVFEGVYNNSRMLHFLTAVVGSTCDVKVKNGTTYEGIFKTLSSKFELAVDAVHRKASEPAGGPRREDIVDTMVFKPSDVMLVHFRNVDFNYATKDKFTDSAIAMNSKVNGEHKEKVLQRWEGGDSNSDDYDLESDMSNGWDPNEMFKFNEENYGVKTTYDSSLSSYTVPLEKDNSEEFRQRELRAAQLAREIESSPQYRLRIAMENDDGRTEEEKHSAVQRQGSGRESPSLASREGKYIPLPQRVREGPRGGVRCSSSRGGRPGLSSLPPRGPHHLDNSSPGPGSETRGINGGPSRMSPKAQRPLRGAKTLSSPSSRPSGEASVPPPAAVGRMYPPRSPKSAAPAPISASCPEPPIGSAVPTSSASIPVTSAVVDPGVGSISPASPKISLAPTDVKELPAKEPGRTLESQELSRIAGKVPGLQNEQKRFQLEELRKFGAQFKLQPSSSPETSLDPFPPRILKEEAKGKEKEVDGLLTSEPMGSPVSSKTESVSDKEDKPPLPAAGSTEGPDQPPPPCPSQTGSPPVSLMKGDDKDEGPVAEQVKKSTLNPNAKEFNPTKPLLSVNKSTSTPTSPGPRTHSTPSIPVLTAGQSGLYSPQYISYIPQIHMGPAVQAPQMYPYPVSNSVPGQQGKYRGAKGSLPPQRSDQHQPASAPPMMQAAAAAGPPLVAATPYSSYIPYNPPQFPGQPTMMQPMAHYPSQPVFAPMLQSNPRMLTSGSHPQAIVSSSTPQYPSAEQPTPQALYATVHQSYPHHATQLHAHQPQPATTPTGSQPQSQHAAPSPVQHQAGQAPHLGSGQPQQNLYHPGALTGTPPSLPPGPSAQSPQSNFPQPAAVYAIHHQQLPHGFTNMAHVTQAHVQTGITAAPPPHPGAPHPPQVMLLHPPQSHGGPPQGAVPQSGVPALSASTPSPYPYIGHPQAPLPPPGELKIVLAAT; this is encoded by the exons GGGACAAAGCACAGGAAAGGGACCCCCACAGTCACCG GTGTTTGAGGGTGTCTACAACAATTCCAGAATGCTGCATTTCCTTACAGCTGTTGTG GGCTCCACTTGTGATGTAAAGGTGAAGAATGGTACCACCTATGAAGGTATCTTCAAGACACTGAGCTCAAAG TTTGAACTGGCTGTAGACGCTGTGCACCGGAAAGCATCTGAGCCAGCAGGTGGTCCTCGTCGGGAGGACATAGTGGATACCATGGTATTTAAGCCAAGTGATGTCATGCTTGTCCACTTCCGAAATGTTGACTTCAATTATGCTACTAAAG ACAAGTTCACTGATTCAGCCATTGCCATGAACTCGAAGGTGAATGGGGAGCACAAAGAGAAGGTGCTTCAGCGTTGGGAGGGGGGCGACAGCAACAGCGATGACTACGACCTCGAGTCTGACATG tCCAATGGATGGGACCCCAATGAAATGTTCAAGTTCAATGAGGAGAACTATGGTGTGAAGACCACCTATGACAGCAGTCTCTCTTCTTACAC TGTGCCCTTAGAGAAAGACAACTCAGAAGAATTTCGACAAAGGGAGCTGCGTGCGGCCCAGTTGGCTCGAGAGATTGAATCGAGCCCCCAGTACCGCCTGAGGATCGCCATGGAGAACGATGATGGGCgcacagaggaggagaagcaCAGCGCAGTCCAGCGGCAGGGTTCAGGGCGAGAGAGCCCCAGCTTGGCATCGAG GGAGGGAAAGTATATCCCTCTACCCCAACGAGTTCGGGAAGGTCCCCGGGGAGGAGTTCGATGCAGTAGCTCTCGGGGTGGCCGTCCTGGCCTTAGCTCTTTGCCACCTCGTGGTCCTCACCATCTTGACAATAGCAGTCCCGGCCCAGGTTCTGAGACACGTGGTATCAATGGAG gtcctTCCCGCATGTCCCCTAAGGCACAGCGGCCTCTGAGAGGTGCCAAGACTCTCTCTTCTCCCAGCAGCAGGCCTTCTGGAGAAGCTTCTGTTCCACCTCCTGCTGCAG TGGGCCGGATGTACCCTCCACGCTCTCCCAAgtcagctgcccctgccccaatCTCAGCTTCCTGTCCAGAGCCTCCCATCGGCTCAGCAGTACCAACCTCTTCAGCTTCCATCCCTGTGACATCAGCAGTTGTGGATCCTGGAGTAGGCTCCATTTCCCCAGCTTCTCCAAAGATCTCACTGGCCCCCACGGATG TAAAAGAACTTCCAGCCAAGGAACCTGGGAGAACTCTGGAGTCCCAGGAGCTGTCCCGGATAGCTGGGAAAg TCCCTGGCCTTCAGAACGAACAGAAACGCTTTCAACTGGAAGAACTGAGAAAGTTTGGGGCCCAGTTTAAG ctTCAGCCCAGTAGCTCCCCTGAGACCAGCCTGGATCCTTTTCCTCCCCGGATCCTAAAGGAGGAGgccaaagggaaggagaaggaagttgATGGTCTTTTGACTTCAGAGCCCATGGGGTCCCCTGTTTCCTCCAAGACAGAATCCGTATCGGATAAGGAGGACAAACCACCCCTGCCAGCAGCAGGAAGCACTGAGGGGCCAGATCAGCCCCCTCCACCTTGCCCAAGCCAAACTGGCAGCCCCCCAGTGAGCCTCATGAAGGGAGATGACAAGGATGAGGGCCCTGTTGCTGA ACAAGTGAAGAAGTCAACATTGAATCCCAATGCCAAGGAGTTCAATCCCACTAAGCCTCTGCTGTCTGTG AATAAATCCACCAGTACTCCAACTTCTCCTGGGCCCCGGACTCATTCAACCCCCTCCATCCCGGTGCTGACGGCAGGCCAGAGTGGGCTCTATAGCCCCCAGTATATTTCCTACATACCTCAGATCCACATGGGACCAGCTGTTCAG GCACCTCAGATGTATCCGTATCCTGTGTCCAACTCAGTGCCTGGACAGCAGGGCAAGTACCGGGGAGCAAAAG gctccctgcccccCCAGCGCTCGGACCAACACCAGCCAGCCTCGGCCCCTCCGATGATGCAGGCCGCTGCCGCTGCCGGCCCACCTCTGGTGGCTGCCACACCCTATTCTTCCTACATCCCCTACAACCCACCACAGTTCCCAGGCCAGCCCACCATGATGCAGCCCATGGCCCACTACCCCTCGCAG CCGGTGTTTGCCCCCATGCTTCAAAGCAACCCACGCATGCTGACGTCGGGGAGCCATCCCCAGGCCATCGTGTCATCCTCCACCCCTCAGTACCCTTCTGCAGAGCAGCCCACCCCCCAAGCCCTTTATG CCACTGTTCACCAGTCCTATCCACACCATGCCACGCAGCTCCATGCCCACCAGCCGCAGCCGGCCACCACACCTACTGGGAGCCAGCCGCAGTCCCAGCATGCGGCCCCCAGTCCTGTCCAG CACCAGGCGGGGCAGGCCCCACACCTGGGCAGTGGACAGCCACAGCAGAATCTGTACCACCCAGGGGCCCTGACAGGCACACCGCCTTCTCTGCCGCCGGGACCTTCTGCCCAGTCCCCTCAGAGCAACTTCCCCCAGCCAGCCGCTGTGTACGCCATCCACCACCAGCAGCTGCCCCACGGCTTCACCAACATGGCCCATGTTACCCAG GCCCATGTCCAAACTGGAATCACAGCAGCCCCGCCCCCTCACCCTGGGGCTCCCCACCcgccccaggtgatgctgctgcacCCACCCCAGAGCCATGGGGGCCCCCCCCAAGGCGCAGTGCCCCAGAGTGGGGTGCCTGCACTCTCAGCTTCCACACCCTCACCCTACCCCTACATCGGACACCCCCAAG CTCCCCTTCCACCCCCCGGGGAACTGAAGATTGTCCTGGCCGCGACCTGA
- the ATXN2L gene encoding ataxin-2-like protein isoform X5 has product MLKPQPPQQTSQPQQPPPTQQAVARRPPGGTSPPNGGLPGPLASTSAPPGPPAAASPCLGPAAAAGSGLRRGAEGILAPQPPPQQQQHQERTGAAAIGSARGQSTGKGPPQSPVFEGVYNNSRMLHFLTAVVGSTCDVKVKNGTTYEGIFKTLSSKFELAVDAVHRKASEPAGGPRREDIVDTMVFKPSDVMLVHFRNVDFNYATKDKFTDSAIAMNSKVNGEHKEKVLQRWEGGDSNSDDYDLESDMSNGWDPNEMFKFNEENYGVKTTYDSSLSSYTVPLEKDNSEEFRQRELRAAQLAREIESSPQYRLRIAMENDDGRTEEEKHSAVQRQGSGRESPSLASREGKYIPLPQRVREGPRGGVRCSSSRGGRPGLSSLPPRGPHHLDNSSPGPGSETRGINGGPSRMSPKAQRPLRGAKTLSSPSSRPSGEASVPPPAAVGRMYPPRSPKSAAPAPISASCPEPPIGSAVPTSSASIPVTSAVVDPGVGSISPASPKISLAPTDVKELPAKEPGRTLESQELSRIAGKVPGLQNEQKRFQLEELRKFGAQFKLQPSSSPETSLDPFPPRILKEEAKGKEKEVDGLLTSEPMGSPVSSKTESVSDKEDKPPLPAAGSTEGPDQPPPPCPSQTGSPPVSLMKGDDKDEGPVAEQVKKSTLNPNAKEFNPTKPLLSVNKSTSTPTSPGPRTHSTPSIPVLTAGQSGLYSPQYISYIPQIHMGPAVQAPQMYPYPVSNSVPGQQGKYRGAKGSLPPQRSDQHQPASAPPMMQAAAAAGPPLVAATPYSSYIPYNPPQFPGQPTMMQPMAHYPSQPVFAPMLQSNPRMLTSGSHPQAIVSSSTPQYPSAEQPTPQALYATVHQSYPHHATQLHAHQPQPATTPTGSQPQSQHAAPSPVQHQAGQAPHLGSGQPQQNLYHPGALTGTPPSLPPGPSAQSPQSNFPQPAAVYAIHHQQLPHGFTNMAHVTQAHVQTGITAAPPPHPGAPHPPQVMLLHPPQSHGGPPQGAVPQSGVPALSASTPSPYPYIGHPQGEQPGQAPGFPGGADDRILQSHPSQQLPFHPPGN; this is encoded by the exons GGGACAAAGCACAGGAAAGGGACCCCCACAGTCACCG GTGTTTGAGGGTGTCTACAACAATTCCAGAATGCTGCATTTCCTTACAGCTGTTGTG GGCTCCACTTGTGATGTAAAGGTGAAGAATGGTACCACCTATGAAGGTATCTTCAAGACACTGAGCTCAAAG TTTGAACTGGCTGTAGACGCTGTGCACCGGAAAGCATCTGAGCCAGCAGGTGGTCCTCGTCGGGAGGACATAGTGGATACCATGGTATTTAAGCCAAGTGATGTCATGCTTGTCCACTTCCGAAATGTTGACTTCAATTATGCTACTAAAG ACAAGTTCACTGATTCAGCCATTGCCATGAACTCGAAGGTGAATGGGGAGCACAAAGAGAAGGTGCTTCAGCGTTGGGAGGGGGGCGACAGCAACAGCGATGACTACGACCTCGAGTCTGACATG tCCAATGGATGGGACCCCAATGAAATGTTCAAGTTCAATGAGGAGAACTATGGTGTGAAGACCACCTATGACAGCAGTCTCTCTTCTTACAC TGTGCCCTTAGAGAAAGACAACTCAGAAGAATTTCGACAAAGGGAGCTGCGTGCGGCCCAGTTGGCTCGAGAGATTGAATCGAGCCCCCAGTACCGCCTGAGGATCGCCATGGAGAACGATGATGGGCgcacagaggaggagaagcaCAGCGCAGTCCAGCGGCAGGGTTCAGGGCGAGAGAGCCCCAGCTTGGCATCGAG GGAGGGAAAGTATATCCCTCTACCCCAACGAGTTCGGGAAGGTCCCCGGGGAGGAGTTCGATGCAGTAGCTCTCGGGGTGGCCGTCCTGGCCTTAGCTCTTTGCCACCTCGTGGTCCTCACCATCTTGACAATAGCAGTCCCGGCCCAGGTTCTGAGACACGTGGTATCAATGGAG gtcctTCCCGCATGTCCCCTAAGGCACAGCGGCCTCTGAGAGGTGCCAAGACTCTCTCTTCTCCCAGCAGCAGGCCTTCTGGAGAAGCTTCTGTTCCACCTCCTGCTGCAG TGGGCCGGATGTACCCTCCACGCTCTCCCAAgtcagctgcccctgccccaatCTCAGCTTCCTGTCCAGAGCCTCCCATCGGCTCAGCAGTACCAACCTCTTCAGCTTCCATCCCTGTGACATCAGCAGTTGTGGATCCTGGAGTAGGCTCCATTTCCCCAGCTTCTCCAAAGATCTCACTGGCCCCCACGGATG TAAAAGAACTTCCAGCCAAGGAACCTGGGAGAACTCTGGAGTCCCAGGAGCTGTCCCGGATAGCTGGGAAAg TCCCTGGCCTTCAGAACGAACAGAAACGCTTTCAACTGGAAGAACTGAGAAAGTTTGGGGCCCAGTTTAAG ctTCAGCCCAGTAGCTCCCCTGAGACCAGCCTGGATCCTTTTCCTCCCCGGATCCTAAAGGAGGAGgccaaagggaaggagaaggaagttgATGGTCTTTTGACTTCAGAGCCCATGGGGTCCCCTGTTTCCTCCAAGACAGAATCCGTATCGGATAAGGAGGACAAACCACCCCTGCCAGCAGCAGGAAGCACTGAGGGGCCAGATCAGCCCCCTCCACCTTGCCCAAGCCAAACTGGCAGCCCCCCAGTGAGCCTCATGAAGGGAGATGACAAGGATGAGGGCCCTGTTGCTGA ACAAGTGAAGAAGTCAACATTGAATCCCAATGCCAAGGAGTTCAATCCCACTAAGCCTCTGCTGTCTGTG AATAAATCCACCAGTACTCCAACTTCTCCTGGGCCCCGGACTCATTCAACCCCCTCCATCCCGGTGCTGACGGCAGGCCAGAGTGGGCTCTATAGCCCCCAGTATATTTCCTACATACCTCAGATCCACATGGGACCAGCTGTTCAG GCACCTCAGATGTATCCGTATCCTGTGTCCAACTCAGTGCCTGGACAGCAGGGCAAGTACCGGGGAGCAAAAG gctccctgcccccCCAGCGCTCGGACCAACACCAGCCAGCCTCGGCCCCTCCGATGATGCAGGCCGCTGCCGCTGCCGGCCCACCTCTGGTGGCTGCCACACCCTATTCTTCCTACATCCCCTACAACCCACCACAGTTCCCAGGCCAGCCCACCATGATGCAGCCCATGGCCCACTACCCCTCGCAG CCGGTGTTTGCCCCCATGCTTCAAAGCAACCCACGCATGCTGACGTCGGGGAGCCATCCCCAGGCCATCGTGTCATCCTCCACCCCTCAGTACCCTTCTGCAGAGCAGCCCACCCCCCAAGCCCTTTATG CCACTGTTCACCAGTCCTATCCACACCATGCCACGCAGCTCCATGCCCACCAGCCGCAGCCGGCCACCACACCTACTGGGAGCCAGCCGCAGTCCCAGCATGCGGCCCCCAGTCCTGTCCAG CACCAGGCGGGGCAGGCCCCACACCTGGGCAGTGGACAGCCACAGCAGAATCTGTACCACCCAGGGGCCCTGACAGGCACACCGCCTTCTCTGCCGCCGGGACCTTCTGCCCAGTCCCCTCAGAGCAACTTCCCCCAGCCAGCCGCTGTGTACGCCATCCACCACCAGCAGCTGCCCCACGGCTTCACCAACATGGCCCATGTTACCCAG GCCCATGTCCAAACTGGAATCACAGCAGCCCCGCCCCCTCACCCTGGGGCTCCCCACCcgccccaggtgatgctgctgcacCCACCCCAGAGCCATGGGGGCCCCCCCCAAGGCGCAGTGCCCCAGAGTGGGGTGCCTGCACTCTCAGCTTCCACACCCTCACCCTACCCCTACATCGGACACCCCCAAGGTGAGCAGCCTGGCCAGGCGCCTGGATTTCCAGGAGGAGCCGATGACAGGATTC TTCAATCTCATCCCTCCCAGCAGCTCCCCTTCCACCCCCCGGGGAACTGA
- the ATXN2L gene encoding ataxin-2-like protein isoform X13, translating into MLKPQPPQQTSQPQQPPPTQQAVARRPPGGTSPPNGGLPGPLASTSAPPGPPAAASPCLGPAAAAGSGLRRGAEGILAPQPPPQQQQHQERTGAAAIGSARGQSTGKGPPQSPVFEGVYNNSRMLHFLTAVVGSTCDVKVKNGTTYEGIFKTLSSKFELAVDAVHRKASEPAGGPRREDIVDTMVFKPSDVMLVHFRNVDFNYATKDKFTDSAIAMNSKVNGEHKEKVLQRWEGGDSNSDDYDLESDMSNGWDPNEMFKFNEENYGVKTTYDSSLSSYTVPLEKDNSEEFRQRELRAAQLAREIESSPQYRLRIAMENDDGRTEEEKHSAVQRQGSGRESPSLASREGKYIPLPQRVREGPRGGVRCSSSRGGRPGLSSLPPRGPHHLDNSSPGPGSETRGINGGPSRMSPKAQRPLRGAKTLSSPSSRPSGEASVPPPAAVLPFLPVGRMYPPRSPKSAAPAPISASCPEPPIGSAVPTSSASIPVTSAVVDPGVGSISPASPKISLAPTDVKELPAKEPGRTLESQELSRIAGKVPGLQNEQKRFQLEELRKFGAQFKLQPSSSPETSLDPFPPRILKEEAKGKEKEVDGLLTSEPMGSPVSSKTESVSDKEDKPPLPAAGSTEGPDQPPPPCPSQTGSPPVSLMKGDDKDEGPVAEQVKKSTLNPNAKEFNPTKPLLSVNKSTSTPTSPGPRTHSTPSIPVLTAGQSGLYSPQYISYIPQIHMGPAVQAPQMYPYPVSNSVPGQQGKYRGAKGSLPPQRSDQHQPASAPPMMQAAAAAGPPLVAATPYSSYIPYNPPQFPGQPTMMQPMAHYPSQPVFAPMLQSNPRMLTSGSHPQAIVSSSTPQYPSAEQPTPQALYATVHQSYPHHATQLHAHQPQPATTPTGSQPQSQHAAPSPVQHQAGQAPHLGSGQPQQNLYHPGALTGTPPSLPPGPSAQSPQSNFPQPAAVYAIHHQQLPHGFTNMAHVTQAHVQTGITAAPPPHPGAPHPPQVMLLHPPQSHGGPPQGAVPQSGVPALSASTPSPYPYIGHPQGEQPGQAPGFPGGADDRIREFSLAGGIWHGRADGLQVGQDARVLGGE; encoded by the exons GGGACAAAGCACAGGAAAGGGACCCCCACAGTCACCG GTGTTTGAGGGTGTCTACAACAATTCCAGAATGCTGCATTTCCTTACAGCTGTTGTG GGCTCCACTTGTGATGTAAAGGTGAAGAATGGTACCACCTATGAAGGTATCTTCAAGACACTGAGCTCAAAG TTTGAACTGGCTGTAGACGCTGTGCACCGGAAAGCATCTGAGCCAGCAGGTGGTCCTCGTCGGGAGGACATAGTGGATACCATGGTATTTAAGCCAAGTGATGTCATGCTTGTCCACTTCCGAAATGTTGACTTCAATTATGCTACTAAAG ACAAGTTCACTGATTCAGCCATTGCCATGAACTCGAAGGTGAATGGGGAGCACAAAGAGAAGGTGCTTCAGCGTTGGGAGGGGGGCGACAGCAACAGCGATGACTACGACCTCGAGTCTGACATG tCCAATGGATGGGACCCCAATGAAATGTTCAAGTTCAATGAGGAGAACTATGGTGTGAAGACCACCTATGACAGCAGTCTCTCTTCTTACAC TGTGCCCTTAGAGAAAGACAACTCAGAAGAATTTCGACAAAGGGAGCTGCGTGCGGCCCAGTTGGCTCGAGAGATTGAATCGAGCCCCCAGTACCGCCTGAGGATCGCCATGGAGAACGATGATGGGCgcacagaggaggagaagcaCAGCGCAGTCCAGCGGCAGGGTTCAGGGCGAGAGAGCCCCAGCTTGGCATCGAG GGAGGGAAAGTATATCCCTCTACCCCAACGAGTTCGGGAAGGTCCCCGGGGAGGAGTTCGATGCAGTAGCTCTCGGGGTGGCCGTCCTGGCCTTAGCTCTTTGCCACCTCGTGGTCCTCACCATCTTGACAATAGCAGTCCCGGCCCAGGTTCTGAGACACGTGGTATCAATGGAG gtcctTCCCGCATGTCCCCTAAGGCACAGCGGCCTCTGAGAGGTGCCAAGACTCTCTCTTCTCCCAGCAGCAGGCCTTCTGGAGAAGCTTCTGTTCCACCTCCTGCTGCAG TTCTCCCATTTCTTCCAGTGGGCCGGATGTACCCTCCACGCTCTCCCAAgtcagctgcccctgccccaatCTCAGCTTCCTGTCCAGAGCCTCCCATCGGCTCAGCAGTACCAACCTCTTCAGCTTCCATCCCTGTGACATCAGCAGTTGTGGATCCTGGAGTAGGCTCCATTTCCCCAGCTTCTCCAAAGATCTCACTGGCCCCCACGGATG TAAAAGAACTTCCAGCCAAGGAACCTGGGAGAACTCTGGAGTCCCAGGAGCTGTCCCGGATAGCTGGGAAAg TCCCTGGCCTTCAGAACGAACAGAAACGCTTTCAACTGGAAGAACTGAGAAAGTTTGGGGCCCAGTTTAAG ctTCAGCCCAGTAGCTCCCCTGAGACCAGCCTGGATCCTTTTCCTCCCCGGATCCTAAAGGAGGAGgccaaagggaaggagaaggaagttgATGGTCTTTTGACTTCAGAGCCCATGGGGTCCCCTGTTTCCTCCAAGACAGAATCCGTATCGGATAAGGAGGACAAACCACCCCTGCCAGCAGCAGGAAGCACTGAGGGGCCAGATCAGCCCCCTCCACCTTGCCCAAGCCAAACTGGCAGCCCCCCAGTGAGCCTCATGAAGGGAGATGACAAGGATGAGGGCCCTGTTGCTGA ACAAGTGAAGAAGTCAACATTGAATCCCAATGCCAAGGAGTTCAATCCCACTAAGCCTCTGCTGTCTGTG AATAAATCCACCAGTACTCCAACTTCTCCTGGGCCCCGGACTCATTCAACCCCCTCCATCCCGGTGCTGACGGCAGGCCAGAGTGGGCTCTATAGCCCCCAGTATATTTCCTACATACCTCAGATCCACATGGGACCAGCTGTTCAG GCACCTCAGATGTATCCGTATCCTGTGTCCAACTCAGTGCCTGGACAGCAGGGCAAGTACCGGGGAGCAAAAG gctccctgcccccCCAGCGCTCGGACCAACACCAGCCAGCCTCGGCCCCTCCGATGATGCAGGCCGCTGCCGCTGCCGGCCCACCTCTGGTGGCTGCCACACCCTATTCTTCCTACATCCCCTACAACCCACCACAGTTCCCAGGCCAGCCCACCATGATGCAGCCCATGGCCCACTACCCCTCGCAG CCGGTGTTTGCCCCCATGCTTCAAAGCAACCCACGCATGCTGACGTCGGGGAGCCATCCCCAGGCCATCGTGTCATCCTCCACCCCTCAGTACCCTTCTGCAGAGCAGCCCACCCCCCAAGCCCTTTATG CCACTGTTCACCAGTCCTATCCACACCATGCCACGCAGCTCCATGCCCACCAGCCGCAGCCGGCCACCACACCTACTGGGAGCCAGCCGCAGTCCCAGCATGCGGCCCCCAGTCCTGTCCAG CACCAGGCGGGGCAGGCCCCACACCTGGGCAGTGGACAGCCACAGCAGAATCTGTACCACCCAGGGGCCCTGACAGGCACACCGCCTTCTCTGCCGCCGGGACCTTCTGCCCAGTCCCCTCAGAGCAACTTCCCCCAGCCAGCCGCTGTGTACGCCATCCACCACCAGCAGCTGCCCCACGGCTTCACCAACATGGCCCATGTTACCCAG GCCCATGTCCAAACTGGAATCACAGCAGCCCCGCCCCCTCACCCTGGGGCTCCCCACCcgccccaggtgatgctgctgcacCCACCCCAGAGCCATGGGGGCCCCCCCCAAGGCGCAGTGCCCCAGAGTGGGGTGCCTGCACTCTCAGCTTCCACACCCTCACCCTACCCCTACATCGGACACCCCCAAGGTGAGCAGCCTGGCCAGGCGCCTGGATTTCCAGGAGGAGCCGATGACAGGATTCGTGAGTTCTCGTTAGCCGGGGGAATTTGGCATGGAAGAGCTGATGGGCTGCAGGTGGGGCAGGATGCACGGGTTctgggtggggagtga